From Schaalia sp. ZJ405, one genomic window encodes:
- a CDS encoding TatD family hydrolase encodes MGKNSKKSRTWPSLPSPLAAPVIDNHTHLATHELAIPKASDVRPSVETQIEWARQVGVVGAITSACELPEFQPTCELARQLTGVRVAVAIHPNEAALHAGHADPSPDGLTPQPLSHHVPLVDALVEVEQALKDPMVVAVGETGLDYFRTAQPGRTAQIESFRSHLQLAREVDLPVQIHDRDAHADTLAVLDESADVSQRIVFHCYSGDREMAERLKDNGWYASFAGPLTYPANTHLREALLTLPRELVLVETDAPYLTPVPERGNPNASYVMAHTVRMIADLWDLAEDEACHQLMENTQRVYGRWV; translated from the coding sequence ATGGGGAAGAACTCGAAAAAATCACGGACATGGCCCAGTCTTCCAAGCCCGCTGGCTGCGCCCGTCATTGATAATCACACGCACCTGGCAACTCACGAACTCGCTATTCCGAAAGCCTCGGATGTTCGCCCAAGTGTCGAAACGCAGATCGAATGGGCTCGACAGGTCGGGGTTGTTGGTGCAATCACCTCTGCGTGCGAACTTCCGGAGTTCCAACCCACGTGTGAACTGGCACGTCAGCTTACGGGGGTGCGCGTCGCCGTGGCGATCCATCCAAACGAAGCGGCCCTGCATGCAGGACACGCGGACCCATCCCCCGATGGACTGACGCCACAGCCCCTGAGCCACCATGTTCCCCTCGTTGACGCACTCGTCGAGGTCGAGCAGGCACTCAAGGATCCGATGGTTGTTGCTGTTGGAGAGACAGGACTTGACTATTTCCGTACCGCGCAGCCTGGACGAACAGCCCAGATTGAATCCTTCCGTTCTCATCTCCAACTTGCCCGTGAGGTGGATCTTCCCGTGCAGATCCACGATCGGGACGCTCACGCGGACACCCTTGCGGTTCTTGACGAATCCGCTGATGTGAGCCAGCGGATCGTGTTCCACTGCTATTCCGGCGACCGAGAAATGGCTGAACGCCTCAAAGACAACGGGTGGTATGCCTCGTTTGCTGGGCCGCTGACCTATCCGGCGAACACTCACCTGCGTGAGGCTCTTCTCACTTTGCCTCGCGAACTCGTCCTCGTTGAAACGGATGCCCCCTACTTGACGCCGGTTCCCGAACGCGGCAACCCCAATGCGTCCTACGTCATGGCACATACGGTGCGAATGATCGCTGACCTGTGGGATCTTGCCGAGGACGAGGCGTGCCACCAGCTGATGGAGAACACGCAGCGGGTGTATGGACGCTGGGTGTAG
- a CDS encoding resuscitation-promoting factor produces the protein MWNPSRWTVIATASALALTMMSTAGIAVASSYKEVTVEVDGVSRPMSGFFPNVASVLAAAGVVVSEHDLVAPATEESVRSGDTVAMRSATRYDVVVDGRRDHAWSTATSVAHVLDSIGAQDSVVLAADRSTVREKLPAAADAQTVTIIADGQRIPVETTDTSDVTALLEDAGVSVSALDRVEFISEDGALTLRVSRVTRGNVSTTTAVPFTTEERADDSLEFGKTRVIEEGKDGSVTTTSYQETVDGEVTVDVLLSKERVEPVTKIVAVGTKMKDLNSADGLASMSAARDSAGAALVSSGGVWAALAQCESGGNPATNTGNGFYGAYQFSLSTWQAVGGSGLPSENSLAEQTYRAQLLQQRAGWGQWPACSASLGLR, from the coding sequence ATGTGGAATCCGTCGCGATGGACCGTGATCGCGACTGCCTCAGCGTTGGCCCTGACCATGATGTCGACCGCGGGAATAGCAGTTGCCTCCTCGTATAAGGAGGTTACGGTCGAAGTTGACGGAGTTTCCCGGCCGATGTCGGGATTCTTCCCAAATGTGGCATCGGTTCTCGCCGCTGCGGGAGTTGTTGTCAGTGAGCATGATCTTGTTGCCCCCGCAACCGAGGAATCGGTGAGATCTGGGGATACCGTTGCCATGCGTTCGGCGACTCGTTACGACGTGGTTGTCGATGGGCGCAGAGATCACGCCTGGTCAACAGCGACATCGGTGGCGCACGTTTTGGATTCCATTGGCGCGCAGGATTCCGTTGTTCTTGCTGCCGACCGTTCCACGGTGCGGGAAAAGCTTCCCGCCGCCGCTGATGCTCAGACGGTGACGATCATTGCCGATGGACAGAGAATTCCGGTGGAAACAACCGACACGAGCGACGTGACGGCACTTCTTGAGGACGCAGGAGTGAGCGTTTCGGCTCTTGATCGGGTGGAGTTCATTTCCGAGGACGGTGCTCTGACTCTGCGCGTGTCCCGAGTGACGCGCGGGAATGTTTCGACAACGACGGCTGTTCCCTTTACCACCGAGGAACGTGCGGATGACTCACTGGAGTTCGGAAAGACCCGCGTCATTGAGGAAGGTAAAGACGGGTCGGTGACCACAACCTCGTACCAAGAGACCGTTGATGGCGAAGTGACCGTTGATGTGTTGCTCAGCAAGGAACGCGTTGAACCGGTGACGAAAATTGTTGCCGTGGGAACAAAGATGAAGGACCTAAACTCAGCCGATGGCTTGGCTTCGATGTCTGCGGCCAGGGATTCGGCGGGTGCTGCCCTGGTGTCATCTGGCGGGGTGTGGGCTGCGTTGGCGCAGTGTGAGTCGGGTGGTAACCCCGCAACGAACACGGGCAACGGGTTCTACGGGGCCTATCAGTTCTCACTTTCGACGTGGCAGGCTGTTGGAGGTTCGGGTCTTCCATCCGAGAATTCGCTTGCTGAGCAGACGTATCGGGCGCAGCTTCTTCAGCAGCGCGCCGGGTGGGGGCAGTGGCCTGCGTGTTCGGCTTCCCTCGGGTTGCGCTGA
- a CDS encoding sialate O-acetylesterase, which yields MLCQVAPFTLRGILFYQGESDGDRHPEVYATLFPALIQGFRDLWQEELPFLFVQIAPFGRWMQSVGEPYVEIREAQQLASERVPGTGMAVISDIGMELDIHPKKKQPVGHRLALLAESKVYGDDVLCEAPTLVSAKEEGGALILRFTNTGDGLYIADHTPDGVKTDPTKVGGLRVIEDGQVVNLDGVTASVEGETMTLCGDTLHIKKPFTVELGCTGWYRINLYNSAGLPARPSKVLVK from the coding sequence ATGCTCTGTCAGGTTGCTCCCTTTACTCTTCGGGGCATTCTGTTTTATCAGGGAGAGTCCGATGGGGATCGTCACCCTGAAGTCTACGCGACCCTGTTTCCTGCTCTGATCCAGGGTTTTCGGGACCTGTGGCAGGAGGAGCTGCCCTTCCTGTTTGTCCAGATTGCTCCTTTCGGCAGGTGGATGCAATCAGTGGGTGAGCCTTATGTCGAGATTAGGGAAGCGCAGCAGCTTGCTTCCGAAAGAGTTCCAGGCACAGGAATGGCTGTCATCAGTGACATAGGAATGGAACTGGATATTCATCCTAAGAAAAAACAGCCTGTCGGCCACCGCCTGGCTCTTCTCGCTGAAAGCAAGGTTTATGGAGACGATGTGTTGTGCGAAGCTCCAACACTGGTCTCCGCGAAGGAAGAGGGCGGAGCGCTGATTCTGCGCTTCACCAATACCGGCGATGGTCTTTATATTGCGGACCATACCCCTGATGGCGTAAAGACCGATCCCACAAAGGTGGGTGGTCTTCGTGTTATTGAGGACGGCCAGGTTGTGAACCTGGATGGGGTGACTGCTTCGGTCGAAGGTGAGACTATGACACTCTGCGGTGACACACTTCATATCAAGAAGCCTTTTACTGTGGAATTGGGGTGCACTGGCTGGTACCGAATTAATCTGTATAACAGTGCTGGTCTTCCTGCTAGACCGTCTAAGGTATTGGTGAAGTGA
- a CDS encoding ABC transporter ATP-binding protein/permease: MLELRSVTKSYTTASLTQVALDNVSLAFRDNEFVAVLGHSGSGKTTMLNIIGGLDQFDDGDLVIDGTSTRHYRNRQWDTYRNNRIGFVFQSYNLIPHQTVLANVELALTLSGVSRAQRQRRALEALEQVGLADHVRKRPAQLSGGQMQRVAIARALVNDPEIVLADEPTGALDSKTSVQVMDLLREVANDRLVIMVTHNPELAHEYATRIVELTDGRITADSHPFVPGTVQARPASAPRKTSMSLATALSLSANNLMTKKGRTVMTSFAGSIGIIGIAAILALANGVNAYIAKTQEEALNSYPLTIQETSVDLTKMMKQMPQGTGGEGSESAGSREVGSRKKIEVQPSVTSMTESTNVNDLRSLKAYVDSNGGKINDHVTAIEYAYDVEPQIYQADTSEGIIQVNPDRSFAAMNQAYGSGAFSLMMTTSSFHQLPRNAQLYEKNYEVVAGDWPKKPTDLVMVLDQSGKILDVDAYTLGLRPHAELEDIMEKYYSGRLGDIAAGKSGNATELEAQSAGVSHGAHQATFGSYSYDDIIGTEFARVNAADRYTWDENFKVWTDRSEDVAFMKKTIASGEKLTVTGIVRAKDPQVSLLRQGLNYSAKLTDEVMAQAASSKIVESQLANPTTDVFTGKTFSQLEKEVKTGAESAVDFSKLFTVDGEKLRAAFAVDSSALERELSALDLTGMDLSGVSLSAADLSSLDMSGLAEAFDPSQLAGAVDLSTIDWSTLDLSDLSTIYPQLANIDVAALLSTALKDGALKDGAGEYLAGALVPIAQGLSDALRQGVHAAGDEDGDGVPDVDLGVIVSHYFESDEVKRQIDEIVNSDAVIDEDVVVANLAQALREDPALTAIARDVSQTFARAIGQQISTQLGGAVASSMSRAMGNYLSTAMSGAMTQMMTTIQDRIAGSLESAMSQLMGALSTSMNMDPGAFAQAFRLNMDQSDLAAVMSTFMTRQVPSYEQNLRMLGWGDVHDPSLISIYPKSFDSKDAVKGIIDSYNEAKTSAGKEAQVITYTDMVGLLMSQVTSIIDMISWMLIAFVSISLIVSSIMISIITYISVLERKKEIGILRSIGASRRDISHVFNAETVIEGLLAGIMGVVITLGLAVVANIVVEHTLGVENIAQLPLLVAIVLILISVVLTLIAGLIPSARAAREDPVEALRAE, translated from the coding sequence ATGCTTGAATTGCGGTCAGTAACGAAGTCCTACACGACGGCATCTCTGACTCAGGTCGCCCTCGACAACGTGTCCCTTGCCTTCCGGGATAACGAATTTGTTGCCGTCCTCGGCCATTCGGGATCTGGCAAAACGACGATGCTCAACATCATCGGAGGACTTGACCAATTCGACGACGGCGACCTCGTCATTGATGGAACATCAACGCGTCACTACCGGAACCGTCAGTGGGATACGTATCGGAATAACCGCATCGGCTTTGTTTTCCAGTCGTATAACCTCATTCCCCATCAGACGGTGCTGGCCAATGTTGAGCTTGCCTTGACACTGTCTGGGGTGTCCCGTGCGCAACGTCAACGCCGGGCACTTGAGGCTCTAGAACAAGTTGGCCTCGCTGATCACGTACGCAAACGTCCCGCTCAGCTCTCGGGTGGGCAGATGCAGCGCGTGGCCATTGCCCGGGCGCTGGTCAATGATCCGGAGATTGTTCTCGCTGACGAACCCACGGGAGCTTTGGACTCAAAGACTTCCGTTCAGGTTATGGATTTGCTCCGCGAAGTCGCCAACGACCGACTTGTCATCATGGTCACCCACAATCCTGAGCTTGCTCACGAATATGCAACGAGGATTGTGGAACTCACTGACGGGAGGATCACGGCCGATTCCCATCCTTTCGTCCCGGGAACCGTTCAGGCGCGCCCCGCTTCGGCTCCTCGGAAGACCTCGATGTCCTTGGCGACCGCGCTTTCTTTGTCGGCGAATAACCTGATGACGAAGAAGGGGCGCACCGTGATGACGTCCTTTGCTGGATCCATCGGCATCATCGGGATCGCAGCGATCCTCGCGTTAGCTAACGGCGTGAACGCGTATATCGCGAAGACACAGGAGGAAGCCCTCAACTCCTATCCGCTGACGATTCAAGAAACTAGCGTTGACCTGACGAAGATGATGAAGCAGATGCCTCAAGGAACAGGAGGAGAAGGGAGCGAGTCTGCCGGCAGTCGTGAGGTTGGATCGAGGAAGAAGATCGAGGTTCAGCCGTCAGTGACGTCGATGACTGAATCAACAAATGTTAACGACCTGCGCTCCCTCAAGGCATACGTTGATTCCAACGGTGGAAAAATCAACGATCACGTGACCGCAATCGAATATGCCTACGACGTTGAACCTCAGATCTATCAGGCGGACACATCGGAGGGGATCATTCAGGTCAACCCGGATCGTTCGTTTGCGGCGATGAACCAGGCGTATGGCTCGGGCGCATTTTCACTCATGATGACAACGAGTTCATTCCATCAACTTCCCAGGAACGCGCAGCTGTACGAAAAGAACTATGAGGTTGTTGCTGGGGATTGGCCGAAGAAGCCGACGGACCTTGTCATGGTTCTTGATCAATCAGGCAAGATCCTTGACGTCGATGCCTACACCCTGGGTCTGCGTCCCCACGCAGAACTTGAAGACATTATGGAGAAGTACTATTCGGGGCGCCTAGGTGATATCGCCGCAGGAAAATCGGGCAATGCGACTGAGTTAGAGGCTCAAAGCGCAGGGGTGTCCCACGGCGCACATCAGGCAACTTTTGGGTCCTATTCCTATGACGACATCATCGGGACGGAGTTCGCACGAGTCAACGCCGCCGATCGGTACACGTGGGATGAGAATTTCAAGGTCTGGACTGATCGTTCGGAGGACGTCGCCTTCATGAAGAAGACGATCGCTTCGGGAGAAAAGCTCACTGTCACCGGCATTGTGCGAGCCAAAGACCCTCAGGTGTCATTACTTCGCCAGGGATTGAACTATAGCGCGAAGCTCACCGATGAGGTGATGGCTCAAGCTGCCAGCTCAAAGATCGTTGAGTCGCAGTTGGCGAACCCGACGACTGATGTTTTCACGGGAAAGACGTTCTCTCAGCTGGAAAAAGAGGTGAAGACCGGGGCAGAAAGTGCCGTCGACTTCTCCAAGCTCTTCACCGTTGACGGTGAGAAACTCCGCGCTGCATTCGCTGTTGACTCATCTGCTCTTGAGCGGGAACTGAGCGCGCTTGATCTGACTGGCATGGATCTGTCGGGTGTGTCTCTATCAGCTGCGGATCTCTCATCCCTGGATATGTCGGGGCTGGCCGAGGCTTTCGACCCATCGCAGCTAGCCGGTGCTGTTGATCTGTCGACGATCGACTGGTCCACTCTGGACCTTTCTGACTTGTCGACGATCTACCCACAGTTGGCAAACATTGATGTCGCAGCGCTCCTGAGCACGGCACTCAAGGACGGTGCGCTCAAGGACGGAGCCGGTGAGTATCTGGCCGGTGCTCTCGTGCCCATCGCGCAGGGGCTGAGTGACGCTCTGCGTCAAGGAGTTCATGCGGCAGGGGACGAGGACGGAGATGGTGTCCCCGATGTCGATCTTGGTGTCATCGTGTCGCACTACTTCGAGTCCGATGAGGTCAAGAGGCAGATCGATGAGATCGTCAACTCTGATGCCGTCATTGACGAGGACGTCGTCGTGGCTAACCTCGCGCAGGCGCTGAGGGAGGATCCGGCACTGACCGCCATTGCTCGTGATGTCTCACAGACCTTTGCTCGGGCAATTGGACAGCAGATCTCGACGCAGCTCGGTGGCGCCGTTGCGTCCTCGATGAGTCGCGCGATGGGAAACTATCTCTCCACGGCGATGAGCGGCGCAATGACGCAGATGATGACGACAATTCAGGACCGGATTGCCGGGTCTCTGGAGTCGGCCATGAGTCAACTCATGGGAGCGCTGTCGACATCAATGAACATGGACCCCGGTGCTTTTGCGCAGGCTTTTCGCCTCAACATGGATCAGTCGGATCTTGCGGCTGTGATGTCGACGTTCATGACGCGGCAGGTGCCCTCGTATGAGCAGAATCTGCGGATGCTTGGGTGGGGCGATGTCCACGATCCATCCCTCATCAGCATTTACCCCAAGTCCTTTGACTCAAAGGATGCGGTTAAAGGAATCATCGACTCCTACAACGAGGCAAAGACCTCTGCGGGCAAGGAAGCGCAGGTCATCACGTACACGGATATGGTTGGCCTGCTCATGAGTCAGGTGACGAGCATTATCGACATGATCTCGTGGATGCTCATCGCCTTCGTGTCCATTTCCCTCATCGTCTCGTCAATCATGATCTCGATCATCACCTACATTTCGGTTCTTGAACGCAAGAAAGAAATCGGGATTCTTCGGTCGATCGGGGCGTCACGCCGCGACATTTCACACGTGTTCAACGCGGAAACCGTGATCGAAGGACTGCTCGCGGGCATCATGGGAGTCGTCATCACGCTCGGTCTGGCGGTGGTTGCGAATATCGTGGTCGAACACACCTTGGGCGTGGAGAACATTGCGCAGCTTCCGCTCCTGGTGGCAATCGTCCTCATTCTCATTTCCGTGGTACTCACTTTGATCGCCGGTCTCATTCCCTCGGCCCGGGCCGCACGAGAAGATCCTGTGGAGGCGCTTCGCGCCGAATAG
- a CDS encoding DJ-1 family glyoxalase III, whose amino-acid sequence MPTPTPCVTDQSVAVLIASGLEEVEALAVVDVLYRAGIRSDLIAVGDQLEIESSHGIRLICERLLSDTDLSDYSLVFLPGGLPGTLNLGDCDAVTAEVRRRGETGELISAICAAPSVLAQAGILDGIRATANPGFMDAIAQGGAVISEDAVVHDGAVITSRGMGTAVELGLEIVQTLLGDDAVAEVKKGIVYQR is encoded by the coding sequence ATGCCGACTCCAACTCCGTGCGTCACCGATCAGAGCGTCGCCGTTCTCATCGCGTCAGGACTTGAAGAGGTCGAGGCCTTAGCCGTGGTGGATGTTCTCTATCGCGCAGGCATTCGCTCAGACCTCATCGCCGTTGGTGACCAGCTGGAAATCGAATCCAGCCACGGCATCCGCTTGATCTGTGAACGCCTCCTGTCCGACACTGACCTGTCGGACTACTCACTCGTTTTTCTCCCCGGCGGATTGCCCGGGACCCTCAACCTGGGTGACTGCGATGCTGTCACAGCGGAAGTTCGACGGCGAGGAGAAACAGGCGAGCTCATCTCAGCGATCTGTGCGGCTCCCTCGGTTCTTGCCCAGGCGGGAATACTTGATGGAATCCGTGCGACAGCGAACCCGGGATTTATGGATGCGATCGCCCAAGGAGGTGCGGTGATCAGCGAGGACGCCGTCGTTCACGACGGGGCGGTTATCACGTCCCGAGGAATGGGGACGGCGGTTGAGTTGGGATTAGAGATCGTCCAGACACTTCTGGGGGACGACGCCGTTGCGGAGGTCAAGAAAGGAATCGTCTACCAGCGGTAG
- a CDS encoding ubiquitin-like domain-containing protein: protein MGHTQTRGQITESVASRLTRPRSAPQVIVGACAAATLVVASAATGVVGSRSDIMLEVNGVTRPVTVWNSHVDSVLAAAGITVGPHDLVQPSAEETVPNGGTVIVRTASPHTLSVDGRVKTVWSTSESADAILADAGYSGTQVALAADRSSTRPTVTSLVARPRPVSVIVDGHETTTQARPGQQTHQVLESAGVKVSPLDRVSVSTADDGQLVVSVARVSRGEATQTQSVPFTQEDREDAQMFVGESQVTTLGVNGSSMTTVWEEKADDAVVHRVETSVVNLVEPTTQIRSVGTKDVTPEALVAAGIDPKAKLEEKTEADGTTSVRYRAKLGSLSTPEELAQYVSGSEAADLLAAAQSAGVPLTYSGEDPRSIAQGLVSGRGWSSSEFQCLVTLWNRESGWNPYAANPSSGAYGIPQALPGTKMASAGADWRTNPATQITWGLGYIAGRYGTPCSALGHSNSVGWY, encoded by the coding sequence GTGGGGCATACGCAAACACGAGGTCAGATCACCGAATCCGTGGCATCACGCCTGACCCGCCCAAGGTCAGCACCTCAGGTGATCGTCGGTGCCTGCGCTGCCGCAACTCTTGTTGTTGCAAGCGCCGCCACCGGTGTCGTCGGGTCACGATCCGATATCATGCTGGAAGTGAACGGCGTAACACGTCCCGTCACCGTCTGGAATTCCCATGTGGACTCCGTGCTCGCTGCCGCCGGCATCACCGTGGGACCTCATGATCTCGTTCAGCCCTCCGCCGAGGAGACCGTTCCCAATGGGGGAACAGTGATCGTGCGTACCGCCTCGCCGCACACTCTGTCCGTTGACGGACGCGTGAAAACCGTGTGGTCAACCTCAGAATCCGCCGACGCGATTCTCGCCGATGCCGGGTATTCCGGTACTCAGGTAGCTCTCGCTGCTGATCGATCAAGCACTCGACCAACCGTGACGTCGCTCGTTGCTCGTCCTCGTCCCGTATCGGTGATTGTTGACGGACACGAGACAACAACTCAGGCTCGTCCAGGTCAGCAGACGCATCAGGTCCTGGAATCAGCGGGTGTCAAGGTGTCACCCCTTGACCGCGTGAGCGTATCGACGGCGGATGATGGGCAGCTCGTGGTGTCCGTTGCCCGCGTCTCTCGTGGAGAAGCCACGCAGACGCAGTCCGTTCCCTTTACTCAGGAGGATCGCGAGGACGCGCAGATGTTCGTCGGGGAATCGCAGGTGACGACCCTGGGAGTCAACGGCTCGTCCATGACAACAGTCTGGGAAGAAAAAGCCGACGACGCAGTGGTCCATCGCGTCGAAACATCGGTTGTGAACCTCGTTGAACCGACGACACAGATTCGCTCCGTGGGAACGAAGGACGTCACTCCTGAGGCTCTCGTTGCCGCGGGAATCGACCCGAAAGCGAAACTCGAGGAAAAAACGGAAGCTGACGGCACGACTTCCGTGCGGTATCGGGCAAAACTTGGATCCTTGTCCACCCCCGAGGAACTGGCACAATACGTGTCCGGTAGCGAGGCCGCTGATCTGCTTGCGGCGGCACAATCTGCGGGTGTGCCACTGACGTATTCGGGTGAGGACCCCCGATCAATTGCGCAGGGCCTCGTCAGCGGTCGCGGATGGTCGTCCTCAGAGTTCCAGTGCCTCGTGACCTTGTGGAACCGGGAATCGGGGTGGAACCCCTACGCGGCGAACCCCTCCTCGGGGGCCTACGGTATTCCCCAGGCTCTGCCCGGAACGAAGATGGCGTCCGCCGGTGCAGACTGGAGGACCAATCCTGCAACGCAGATTACGTGGGGCCTTGGGTACATCGCCGGGCGTTACGGAACCCCGTGTTCGGCTCTGGGACACTCCAATTCTGTTGGCTGGTACTAG
- the rsmA gene encoding 16S rRNA (adenine(1518)-N(6)/adenine(1519)-N(6))-dimethyltransferase RsmA, producing MTPRQHDRSPSRRTDPTLPEGAEPSPTGLLGPLEVRAISQALGIRPTKILGQNFVHDAGTVRRIVRAAHVSEGDEVLEVGPGLGSLTLALLEAGARVRAVEIDPPLAHALPETVRARMPEAADRFHVVTMDATRVRGVEDLGVEWPAPTKLVANLPYNVAVPVLLAMLQTFPTLTDVLVMVQAEVADRLAATEGNRIYGVPSVKASWYGTVERAGTIGRSVFWPVPNVDSALVHIRRYDEPLGDGALRDATFEVCDVAFGQRRKTLRAALKSWAGSPSAAETLLEEAGIDPSARGETLSISDFVSLGEAVLTLRATGQLPKAPAPRTPADRKNTRASSSSTNHSDTREGETDA from the coding sequence GTGACTCCACGCCAACACGACCGATCACCGAGCCGTCGCACCGACCCGACGCTGCCTGAGGGAGCGGAACCCTCGCCGACGGGACTCCTGGGGCCGCTGGAAGTCCGCGCAATCTCTCAGGCCTTGGGGATCCGCCCCACGAAGATACTGGGACAGAATTTCGTTCACGACGCCGGCACGGTTCGTCGTATCGTCCGCGCTGCACACGTGAGCGAGGGCGATGAGGTTCTTGAAGTTGGGCCGGGACTTGGCTCGCTGACACTTGCGCTTCTCGAAGCGGGGGCACGCGTGCGTGCTGTTGAGATCGATCCACCTCTGGCACACGCTCTGCCCGAAACCGTGCGGGCTCGCATGCCTGAGGCTGCTGATCGCTTCCACGTGGTGACGATGGATGCAACACGTGTGCGCGGAGTCGAGGACCTTGGGGTGGAATGGCCGGCGCCAACAAAACTCGTTGCCAATCTTCCCTACAACGTTGCCGTTCCCGTTCTCTTGGCGATGCTTCAGACATTCCCGACATTGACGGATGTCCTGGTCATGGTGCAGGCCGAAGTTGCGGACCGTCTTGCGGCGACCGAGGGGAACAGGATCTACGGTGTTCCCTCTGTGAAAGCCTCGTGGTACGGCACAGTTGAACGTGCGGGAACGATCGGGCGAAGCGTTTTCTGGCCGGTCCCCAATGTTGATTCGGCGCTGGTGCATATTCGGCGCTACGACGAGCCCCTGGGGGACGGCGCCCTGCGTGATGCCACCTTTGAGGTGTGCGACGTAGCTTTCGGGCAACGCAGGAAAACATTGAGGGCGGCGCTCAAATCCTGGGCGGGTTCGCCCTCGGCAGCTGAAACGCTCCTCGAAGAGGCGGGGATCGACCCGTCGGCACGCGGAGAAACTTTGTCTATCTCCGACTTTGTCTCACTCGGAGAGGCCGTCCTCACATTGCGCGCCACGGGGCAACTCCCTAAAGCCCCCGCACCGCGGACTCCAGCGGATCGCAAGAACACCCGAGCTTCGTCCTCGTCAACGAACCACAGCGATACACGTGAGGGCGAAACGGATGCGTGA
- a CDS encoding 4-(cytidine 5'-diphospho)-2-C-methyl-D-erythritol kinase → MREVVASAPGKVNLTLRVGPAAADGYHPLISVFEALNLRETVTVRTAKGAGIRVKTTAYTADGCIDHRTTSLMADLPPDGNLAVKAAKLLQKLAMTSQWGATAAGLTIDIDKRVPVAGGMAGGSADAAATLVACNELWGLGLSDDQLHQLGRSLGADVPACLSGGIALGRGRGDTMTLLVDPANAKASVPTHHWVIALAHAGLSTPEVFRTLDAAGGPHGGWALTEHTESEIRALTGNSPTELSAVLMNDLTDAALRIMPELRATMDAAKKAGALAVQLCGSGPSIALLAADAQHARDLADALVKEPHVAQAVVASGPAEGARIDEVKED, encoded by the coding sequence ATGCGTGAAGTTGTTGCCTCGGCACCGGGGAAAGTGAATTTGACGTTGCGTGTTGGCCCTGCGGCAGCCGACGGATATCATCCCCTCATCAGTGTCTTTGAGGCGCTCAATCTGCGTGAAACGGTGACCGTGCGCACCGCGAAAGGCGCGGGGATCCGCGTGAAGACAACCGCCTACACCGCTGATGGGTGCATTGATCACCGCACGACCAGCCTCATGGCTGATCTTCCCCCCGACGGCAATCTCGCGGTCAAAGCAGCGAAGCTTCTCCAGAAACTCGCGATGACGAGCCAGTGGGGAGCAACCGCCGCGGGACTGACGATCGACATTGATAAGCGGGTTCCAGTGGCCGGTGGCATGGCTGGGGGATCGGCAGATGCTGCGGCCACCCTCGTTGCATGCAACGAACTGTGGGGGCTTGGACTCTCCGACGACCAACTCCACCAGCTGGGACGAAGCCTTGGAGCTGACGTTCCCGCGTGCCTGAGCGGAGGAATAGCTCTGGGACGAGGACGAGGCGACACCATGACGCTGCTCGTTGACCCGGCCAACGCCAAGGCCTCGGTACCCACGCATCACTGGGTCATTGCTCTGGCTCACGCAGGTCTGTCCACCCCCGAAGTTTTTCGGACCCTCGACGCGGCTGGCGGTCCGCACGGCGGCTGGGCCCTGACAGAGCACACGGAATCTGAAATACGCGCGCTGACGGGCAACTCACCCACTGAGCTGTCAGCCGTACTGATGAATGATCTGACAGACGCAGCCCTACGGATCATGCCTGAGCTTCGCGCCACGATGGATGCGGCGAAGAAGGCCGGGGCCCTCGCTGTGCAGCTGTGCGGCTCGGGGCCGTCAATTGCCCTGCTTGCAGCGGACGCTCAACACGCCCGCGACCTCGCGGATGCGCTGGTGAAAGAACCTCACGTCGCCCAGGCGGTCGTCGCATCCGGTCCGGCTGAAGGAGCTCGAATCGATGAAGTGAAGGAAGACTGA